A window of the Hordeum vulgare subsp. vulgare chromosome 5H, MorexV3_pseudomolecules_assembly, whole genome shotgun sequence genome harbors these coding sequences:
- the LOC123398872 gene encoding putative glycine-rich cell wall structural protein 1 — MARALLESAGGAAAAPGFLQPWLAALGMVVASVWVVSFAVFLCGRRSSHDDDYGVPRKKPATAATAPKGGGGGCGGGGGGGGCGGGGGGGGGGGGGGCGGGGGGGGC, encoded by the exons ATGGCGAGAGCACTCCTGGAGTCCGCAGGCGGCGCCGCGGCCGCGCCGGGCTTCCTGCAGCCTTGGCTCGCGGCGCTCGGCATGGTAGTGGCGTCGGTCTGGGTCGTCTCGTTCGCGGTGTTCCTCTGCGGCCGCAGAAGCTCCCACGACGACGACTACGGCGTCCCCAGGAAGAAGCCCGCCACTGCTGCCACGGCCCCGAAGGG CGGAGGCGGCggctgtggtggtggtggtggcggcggcggatgcggtggcggtggcggcggcggcggaggaggtggcggcggcggatgcggtggcggtggcggcggcggaggctgcTAA